Proteins encoded within one genomic window of Ammospiza caudacuta isolate bAmmCau1 chromosome 37, bAmmCau1.pri, whole genome shotgun sequence:
- the LOC131570686 gene encoding INO80 complex subunit E-like produces MNGASEGDVGGYKRRCRALKRRLKLLLYEQECFQEELRRAQRKLLKVSRDKSFLLDRLLQYENVDDDSSDSEATASSDNSDGDGPKGAEPMPAKRRRSPSPPPSGFGPSPYMMASPPYSPFPAQFPPLPPGGGARPRPSPARRSKGTRRGQPPPAPPPLAFTTGTGGAGLSGGRGPGSPLPPPALAPPPAPPPVPATLPRRLLSDPGEGEGEGSDDPLDGDDELVIDLPE; encoded by the exons ATGAACGGGGCGAGCGAGGGCGATGTCGGCGGCTACAAACGGCGCTGCCGGGCCCTGAAACGGCgcctgaagctgctgctctaC gagcaggaatgtttccaggaggagctgagaaGGGCACAGCGCAAACTGCTGAAAGTGTCACGGGATAAAAG TTTTCTCCTGGACCGCCTCCTCCAGTACGAAAACGTCGACGATGATTCCTCAG aCTCGGAGGCGACGGCGTCGTCCGACAACAGCGACGGGGACGGCCCCAAGGGGGCGGAGCCAATGCCCGCCAAGAG GCGCCGCTCGCCGTCCCCTCCCCCCTCAGGCTTTGGCCCCTCCCCCTACATG ATGGCGTCGCCGCCCTACAGCCCCTTCCCGGCGCAGttcccgcccctcccccctgggggcggggccaggccACGCCCCTCCCCCGCCCGGCGCAGCAAAGGGACACGGAGGGGGCAG cctcccccggcccctccccctcTCGCCTTCACCACCGGCACGGGAGGGGCGGGGCTGTCCGGGGGGCGTGGCCCCGGCTCGCCCCTCCCCCCGCCGgcgctggccccgcccccggccccgccccccgtgCCGGCCACGCTCCCGCGGCGCCTCCTGAGCGACCccggcgagggggagggggagggcaGCGATGACCCCCTGGACGGGGACGACGAGCTGGTCATCGACCTGCCCGAGTGA
- the LOC131570687 gene encoding HIRA-interacting protein 3-like — protein MVKNPQKQQKEGKVKARKRRMKMRRKKNPKNLRKFPKKSPKIPGNSSGSDSEDLPLAKWAEKRKNRAKEEEEERRKRRRRRKDEEEEEEEWWRRGKDPPEVARLKRYLRAAGGRPNYKQLFRKCRSRREVLEALRGALRDLGLRGAPSLARCRRLGRRREEKAELAALDASNILPARSRRRNPENAPKSPPKSPLPPPDWSRLRGVVSSDSE, from the exons atggtgaaaaacccccaaaaacagcaaaaagagggaaaagtgaaagcgaggaagaggaggatgaagatgaggaggaagaaaaacccaaaaaatctcagaaaattcccaaaaaaatccccaaaaattcccggAAATTCCTCGGGCTCGGATTCCGAGGATTTGCCGTTGGCGAAATGGGcggaaaaaaggaaaaatcgggcaaaggaggaagaggaggagaggaggaagaggaggaggaggaggaaggacgaggaggaggaagaggaggagtgGTGGAGGCGCGGGAAG GACCCGCCGGAAGTGGCGCGGTTGAAGCGATACCTCCGAGCCGCCGGGGGGCGCCCCAACTACAAACAGCTCTTCCGGAAGTGCCGCAGCCGCCGCGAGGTCCTGGAGGCGCTCAGGGGCGCCCTGCGCGACCTGGGGCTGCGAG GCGCCCCCTCCCTGGCCCGGTGCCGCCGCCTCGGCCGCCGCCGCGAGGAAAAAGCCGAACTCGCCGCCCTCGACGCCTCCAACATTTTACCCg CGAGATCCCGGCGGAGAAACCCCGAAAATGCCCCAAAGTCGCCCCCGAAATCGCCCCTGCCCCCCCCGGATTGGTCGCGGCTCCGCGGCGTCGTCAGCTCCGACAGCGAGTGA
- the MAZ gene encoding myc-associated zinc finger protein, whose amino-acid sequence MTSSSSPSATSPVTSSSVTSPSRKGKGAPYVCGLCAKEFKNGYNLRRHQATHGVPGAAAKRAPRPSPTLLPLPQELLDAPQGEEGAAGGDDGDAAAAKRAASSAASAARKSHACDTCGKAFRDVYHLKRHRLSHTDERPFQCPVCQQRFKRKDRMASHVRSHQGHVHKPYACGHCGKSFSRPDHLNSHVRQVHSTERPFKCQTCEAAFATRDRLRAHAVRHEDKVPCHVCGKLLSAAYVSDHLRVHGPAPRGQATPRGSGCPAPSPSPAPAPPPPLDGTPGGSQGW is encoded by the exons ATGACGTCATCGTCGTCGCCGTCGGCGACCTCGCCGGTGACGTCGTCGTCGGTGACGTCGCCGTCGCGGAAGGGCAAGGGCGCCCCGTACGTGTGCGGGCTGTGCGCCAAGGAGTTCAAGAACGGCTACAACCTGCGGCGCCACCAGGCCACGCACGGCGTCCCCGGCGCCGCCGCCAAgcgcgccccccgcccctcccccaccctgctgcccctcccccaggagctcctggacgCCCCCCAGGGCGAGGAGGGCGCGGCGGGAGGCGACGACGGCGACGCGGCGGCGGCCAAGAGGGCGGCGTCGTCGGCGGCGTCGGCGGCGAGGAAGAGCCACGCGTGCGACACGTGCGGGAAGGCGTTCCGCGACGTGTACCACCTGAAGCGGCACCGGCTGTCGCACACGGACGAGAGGCCCTTCCAGTGCCCCGTGTGCCAGCAGCGCTTCAAGCGCAAGGACAGGATGGCGTCGCACGTGCGCTCCCACCAGGGCCACGTGCACAAGCCCTACGCCTGCGGGCACTGCGGCAAGAGCTTCTCCAG GCCGGACCACCTCAACAGCCACGTCCGGCAGGTTCACTCCACCGAGCGGCCGTTCAAGTGCCAG ACGTGCGAGGCGGCGTTCGCCACGCGTGACCGGCTGCGCGCCCACGCCGTGCGCCACGAGGACAAGGTGCCGTGCCACGTCTGCGGGAAGCTGCTCAGCGCCGCCTACGTCAGCGACCACCTGCGCGTGcacggccccgccccccgcggcCAGGCCACGCCCagag GTTCCGGctgccccgccccctccccaagccccgcccccgcccctcccccacccctggACGGGACCCCcgggggcagccagggctggtga